From the genome of Triticum aestivum cultivar Chinese Spring chromosome 3B, IWGSC CS RefSeq v2.1, whole genome shotgun sequence, one region includes:
- the LOC123065881 gene encoding DNA-3-methyladenine glycosylase: MLSTTAHHSSRQTHAFEKSPSRSRHGSARKNGSIDRKLQLQAMSHASKYLQRMLVCPPGLGGGVRRSGSGLSLSSLSLSQNSSDSSLSSSNSSSWEPKVPLIYGGTFSPWGDVLVSLEKRRGDDCDDDDKVSGRDAEEEEDFECSEPGGLHRCSWITKNSDEAYVQFHDESWGVPVYSDDRLFELLTLSGMLIDHNWTEILKRRDMYMEAFAGFDPNVVAKMNEDDIAVISANKELKLAECRVQCIVENAKCIRKVAKEFGSFSGYIWGHMNHRPMVGKYKHHKYIPLRTPKSEGMSKDLIRRGFRLVGPVIVYSFMQASGMVIDHLVGCFRFSECVHLAERSWGITNVAT; encoded by the exons ATGCTGAGCACCACGGCACACCACAGCAGCAGGCAGACGCATGCTTTCGAGAAGAGCCCAAGCCGCAGCCGCCACGGCTCGGCCAGGAAGAACGGCAGCATAGACAGGAAGCTGCAGCTGCAAGCGATGAGCCACGCGAGCAAGTACCTGCAGAGGATGCTTGTATGCCCgccggggctgggcggcggcgtccggcggagCGGCTCCGGCCTCTCCctgtcgtcgctgtcgctgtcgcaGAACTCGAGCGACTCGTCGCTGAGCAGCTCCAACTCCAGCAGCTGGGAGCCCAAGGTGCCGCTGATCTACGGCGGCACTTTCAGCCCGTGGGGTGACGTGCTCGTGTCCctggagaagaggaggggagacGACTGCGACGACGACGACAAGGTGAGCGGCCGtgatgcggaggaggaggaggattttGAGTGTAGTGAGCCCGGGGGCTTGCACAGATGCAGCTGGATCACCAAGAACAGTG ATGAGGCGTATGTCCAGTTCCACGACGAATCCTGGGGTGTTCCCGTTTACAGCGACGA CCGCCTGTTCGAGCTGCTCACCTTGTCAGGGATGCTCATAGACCACAACTGGACAGAGATACTCAAGAGGAGGGACATGTACAT GGAAGCATTTGCGGGCTTCGATCCCAATGTGGTGGCGAAGATGAACGAGGATGACATCGCTGTGATCAGCGCCAATAAGGAGCTCAAGCTAGCGGAGTGCAGGGTGCAGTGCATCGTGGAGAACGCTAAGTGCATAAGAAAG GTGGCGAAGGAGTTTGGGTCTTTCAGTGGATACATCTGGGGGCACATGAACCACCGGCCTATGGTGGGTAAATACAAGCACCACAAATACATCCCGCTCCGAACACCCAAATCGGAGGGGATGAGCAAGGACCTAATCCGACGGGGTTTTCGGCTTGTTGGTCCTGTCATTGTCTACTCCTTCATGCAAGCCTCTGGCATGGTCATCGATCACCTCGTCGGTTGCTTTCGGTTCTCTGAGTGTGTCCACCTTGCTGAGCGGTCTTGGGGTATCACAAATGTCGCCACGTAG